The genomic DNA AATCGATGGATAAACGATAAAATGAGGAGATAAATAATGAAACCGGGATTGTGCCAGTTTTGTAAAGGAACAATGAAAGAAGGAAAAACGGAATTTATTGCCCATGTCAGGGATCAGGTAATTGTGATAAAAGATATTCCAGCCTTTGTATGCGAACGATGTGGGGAGGCGTGGTTTTCATATGAGACCTCAGAAAAAATCGATAAAGTTATGCAGGATGTTCATGCCGGAACAATCTGTGTCCGTCCGCTTGCTGCAGGTGAGATCGAATTACCAGCCTGAAACTATACTTGTCCTTAATAGGACTTATAGGATTACAACACCGATCGAATGATAAATTTCAGTTATTTTTTTCTTATCTGCCTGAAATAAATACGGATCTCTTAATACCCTTCACATTGGCCAGAAATGAAGTATCACCGGAATCGAAACAATAACCATTACTATCTCGAGCGGTAGCCCGAGTTTCCAATAATCCCCGAATTTGAGCCCGGCCGGACCCATAACCAAAGCATTCGACTGATGACCCACCGGAGTCAGGAAAGCACTGGAGGCTCCAACCACGATAGCCATCAGGAAGGGATCCGGCGAAACCCCAAGACCGGTTGCAATACTAAATGATATCGGAGCCATCAGGACGGCAGTTGCGGCATTATTGATGAGGGCTGAAAGCAGCATGGTCACGATAAGGATAATTGTAAGCAGGATCACCGGTGAAAGAAGATTCTGAAATGATAACAACGTTGATGCTATCAGTTCTGCTCCGCCGGTCTCCTCCATGGCCTGACCAACCGGAATAAATGCACCAAGAAGGATGATCACCGGCCAGTCAATACTCTCGTAAATCTCCCTGACCGGAACAAGGGAAATGAGGACCATCAGCAATGCAGCAAGAGTAAAGATGACCTGAACCGGAACAATCCCGAGAGCTGCAATCACGATTGTACCGGCAAAGATACCGACGGATTCGATGATCCGCTTTGGCTCTCCAATCTTGAGGCCCCGCTCTGCAAGAGGGAAACACCCGAGAATTTTGATAGCTTCCCGAAGTGCTCCCTCGGTTCCCTGAAGTAATAAGACATCACCGGCCTGAAACCTGATATCATTGAGCCGTTCCTTGAGAAGAACTCCCTGTCTTGCTACTGCAAGAAGATTAATTCCGAAACCTGCCCTGAGATCGATATCTCTCACATTCAAACCCAAAGCTGGAGAATCAGCCCTGATCGTGCCCTCCATCAGAATCCTGTCACCAGATTCAATAGTTTCCCGGTCTAACGTGACATGTTCCTCAAGTTGAAACCCGGTTGCAAGAAGAAATTTTTTCAGATCATCAAGAGCTGCCTGGACTATCAGAATATCATCGGCTTTTATTCGTTCATACATGTACGGGACCGGTCGTGCAAATGATCCCCGGATAAGCTGGATAATGGTAATTTTTGCATTGGTTGCCTTAATGATCTCCCGAAGTGCCTTCCCGGCATATTTTGATTCAGGTGGCACCCGTATCTCCGTAAGATAATTTTGAATCGTGAAAAAATCATCCAGTGAACCTGGTCCGGTTCGTTTTGGTACCAGTCGCCATCCGATCAGGGCGATAAAGAGGAAAGAGATGAACGCAACCCCAAGACCCACCGGGGTAAAATCAAACATGGCATAGGCCTGCCCGAGATGTTCCTCCCGAAATGCTGAGATGATAAGGTTTGGCGGTGTTCCAATAAGGGTGATCATCCCGCCCAGTTGTGATCCAAATGCAAGTGGGAGGAGAAGGATGGAAACCGGTACCAGGCTGGATCGTGCCATTTTAATTCCCACCGGCATGAGCAGGGCAAGGGCTCCAACGTTATTCATGAACCCTGAAAGTGTGATAACAAGGCCGGTGAGTGCAGAGACCTGGATGGTTGGCCGTTTTCCAACCTTCATAAGAGCTCCTGTAATCATCTCCACCACTCCGGCATTCAAAAGTCCCCGGCTGATCACCAGAACTGCAGCTACAGTGATGACTGCCGGATTTGCAAAACCGGAAAATGTCTGGGTCCAGGGAACTACTCCCAGAATTGCGGATACACACAACGCAAGAAGAGCAACGATGTCATATCGCATTCTCCCATCGATAAAGAGAGCAAGAGAAAGGATGAGGATAACAAAAACGATTATCTGATCAGCTGTTACCGACATCATTTCTTATACCTGTTGTGATAATTGGAACTAAAAATCTCTGATTCCTTTATTCTTGCACACTAATTTGGTTATGGTATGAAAATGGATATTATACTGGCCAGACCGGCCAGATGATCTTTCCGTACACTTCATTCAGAACCTGGGCAAGTCCGGTGTAGATTGCTGAAAACCCACAGATAATTCCTTCAATTCCTGCAATCTGTGTGATAGTCTCAATTCCGGTGATATCACCAAGAGCAAGGAGGAAGAACAGGATGGTCAGGGAGCCGAAGACAAATTGCAAAGCTCTGTTCAGTCGTAATGTTCCGATGAACATGATTCCGGTGAAGATGCCCCATATGATAAGGTATGAGGCCATGGCGATGTTGCCTCCGGTTCCGTCCACCAGATCTGCCGCCGGTAACAGGAGCAGCATCACCAGGGATATCCAGAAAAGGCCGTAGGAGAGAAATGCAGTCATACCAAAGGTATTATTCTTCTTCCATTCCATAAGTCCTGCAATAATCTGGGCAGTTCCTCCATAACATAGTCCCATTGCCAATATCATGGATCCCAGCGTAAATAATCCGGCATTATGCAGATTGAGCAGGACGGTTGTCATACCAAAACCAAGAAGCCCGAGAGGTGCAGGATTTGCAGTAAGTTCAGAGACGATCATTGATCCTGTTTCACTGATTTGTGTCATAGTGCCTCCTATAGTAATCTGGTCGGATTGAAGAGTGATTATCCTGTAAGGTATAAGAGGATATGGTGAGTATTTGATGTGGTACCTGGAAGGTTTTTTGC from Methanospirillum hungatei JF-1 includes the following:
- a CDS encoding SLC13 family permease, whose amino-acid sequence is MMSVTADQIIVFVILILSLALFIDGRMRYDIVALLALCVSAILGVVPWTQTFSGFANPAVITVAAVLVISRGLLNAGVVEMITGALMKVGKRPTIQVSALTGLVITLSGFMNNVGALALLMPVGIKMARSSLVPVSILLLPLAFGSQLGGMITLIGTPPNLIISAFREEHLGQAYAMFDFTPVGLGVAFISFLFIALIGWRLVPKRTGPGSLDDFFTIQNYLTEIRVPPESKYAGKALREIIKATNAKITIIQLIRGSFARPVPYMYERIKADDILIVQAALDDLKKFLLATGFQLEEHVTLDRETIESGDRILMEGTIRADSPALGLNVRDIDLRAGFGINLLAVARQGVLLKERLNDIRFQAGDVLLLQGTEGALREAIKILGCFPLAERGLKIGEPKRIIESVGIFAGTIVIAALGIVPVQVIFTLAALLMVLISLVPVREIYESIDWPVIILLGAFIPVGQAMEETGGAELIASTLLSFQNLLSPVILLTIILIVTMLLSALINNAATAVLMAPISFSIATGLGVSPDPFLMAIVVGASSAFLTPVGHQSNALVMGPAGLKFGDYWKLGLPLEIVMVIVSIPVILHFWPM
- a CDS encoding acetate uptake transporter; amino-acid sequence: MTQISETGSMIVSELTANPAPLGLLGFGMTTVLLNLHNAGLFTLGSMILAMGLCYGGTAQIIAGLMEWKKNNTFGMTAFLSYGLFWISLVMLLLLPAADLVDGTGGNIAMASYLIIWGIFTGIMFIGTLRLNRALQFVFGSLTILFFLLALGDITGIETITQIAGIEGIICGFSAIYTGLAQVLNEVYGKIIWPVWPV
- a CDS encoding type II toxin-antitoxin system MqsA family antitoxin — translated: MKPGLCQFCKGTMKEGKTEFIAHVRDQVIVIKDIPAFVCERCGEAWFSYETSEKIDKVMQDVHAGTICVRPLAAGEIELPA